In one window of Raphanus sativus cultivar WK10039 unplaced genomic scaffold, ASM80110v3 Scaffold2332, whole genome shotgun sequence DNA:
- the LOC130505515 gene encoding protein translation factor SUI1 homolog 2-like, with amino-acid sequence MSDLEVQVPTAFDPFADANAEDAGAGAGTKEYVHIRVQQRNGRKSLTTVQGLKKEYSYTKILKDLKKEFCCNGTVVQDSELGQVIQLQGDQRKNVSTFLVQAGLVKKDNIKIHGF; translated from the exons ATGTCAGATCTTGAAGTTCAAGTCCCCACTGCCTTTG ATCCGTTTGCTGATGCAAATGCTGAGGACGCTGGAGCAGGAGCTGGAACAAAGGAATACGTGCACATACGTGTTCAGCAGCGTAATGGTAGAAAAAGCCTGACCACTGTCCAGGGCCTTAAGAAAGAGTATAGCTATACCAAGATCCTTAAAGACCTTAAGAAAGAGTTCTGCTGCAATGGCACTGTCGTCCAGGACTCTGAACTAGGACAG GTTATTCAGCTTCAAGGTGATCAGAGGAAGAACGTCTCTACTTTCCTTGTTCAG GCTGGTCTTGTGAAGAAGGATAACATCAAGATCCATGGTTTTTGA